A stretch of the Paenibacillus dendritiformis genome encodes the following:
- a CDS encoding class I SAM-dependent methyltransferase — protein MEVSQIKRSALMSAFLRGHHAAHDHPAILRDEWARKLLSEEELAAFEATMEKALEAAMPNQAAAMPDRAAAVACMVRDYFPTSLFLSRAKYAEQMLEQAMSRGVKQYVILGAGMDTFLWRRKDLADRLDVFEVDHPATQAFKQERLAGLGWRIPQNARFVPVDLTRQRLDEALRAAGFDSGAPSFVSWLGVIHYLPQDDAFATLRMIAGICPEGSEIVFDYWDTEAFLPDRAAYRVNWMQEMLRYAGEPMLTGLDPASIAGQLRESGLQLREQLSPEAIQERYFMNRSDGYYAYEHAYFVHAAVL, from the coding sequence ATGGAAGTAAGCCAAATCAAACGTTCCGCCCTGATGTCCGCCTTCCTGCGCGGTCATCACGCCGCGCATGATCATCCCGCTATTTTGCGGGATGAATGGGCTCGCAAGCTGCTGAGCGAGGAGGAGCTAGCCGCGTTCGAAGCGACGATGGAGAAAGCATTGGAGGCAGCGATGCCTAACCAGGCCGCAGCTATGCCGGATCGGGCTGCCGCCGTAGCCTGCATGGTCCGGGATTACTTCCCGACCTCGCTGTTCCTTAGCCGGGCCAAGTACGCGGAGCAAATGCTGGAACAGGCGATGAGCCGGGGAGTCAAGCAATACGTCATTCTGGGAGCAGGAATGGATACGTTTCTGTGGAGGCGGAAGGACCTTGCCGATCGATTGGACGTATTCGAGGTCGACCATCCCGCGACGCAGGCCTTCAAGCAAGAACGTCTGGCCGGCTTGGGATGGCGCATCCCGCAGAATGCGCGGTTCGTGCCGGTCGATCTGACCCGGCAGCGTCTGGACGAGGCTCTTCGCGCTGCGGGCTTCGATTCAGGGGCGCCGAGCTTCGTCAGTTGGCTGGGCGTGATCCATTATTTGCCACAGGACGATGCCTTCGCCACGCTGCGCATGATTGCCGGGATCTGTCCGGAAGGCAGCGAGATCGTATTCGACTATTGGGATACGGAGGCGTTCCTGCCGGATCGGGCCGCCTATCGGGTGAACTGGATGCAGGAGATGCTCCGATATGCCGGGGAGCCAATGCTGACCGGGCTGGATCCGGCTTCCATCGCCGGGCAACTGCGTGAATCCGGCTTGCAGTTGCGGGAGCAGCTGTCTCCGGAGGCGATACAGGAGCGGTACTTCATGAACCGGTCGGACGGCTATTATGCGTACGAACACGCTTATTTCGTCCATGCTGCGGTCTTATAA
- the rpoD gene encoding RNA polymerase sigma factor RpoD — protein MLTNDQQDYDLMLPPGIKLDDPVRMYLKEIGRVPLLSAEEEIELAKRVVQGDAEAKQRLAEANLRLVVSIARRYIGRGMMLLDLIQEGNMGLMRAVDKFDYTKGYKFSTYATWWIRQAITRSIADQARTIRVPVHMVETINKLNRISKELLQEFGREPTPEEIAVKMEITPDKVREIMKIGQEPVSIETPVGDENDSSLGDFIEDQEALAPADAAAYELLKVQLEDVLDTLTEREQNVLRLRFGLDDGRTRTLEEVGHEFGVTRERIRQIEAKALRKLRHPSRSKRLKDFLE, from the coding sequence ATGCTTACGAACGATCAACAGGACTACGACCTGATGCTGCCACCCGGGATCAAACTCGATGACCCTGTGCGCATGTACTTAAAAGAGATAGGGCGCGTACCGCTGCTGTCCGCAGAGGAAGAGATCGAATTGGCCAAGCGGGTCGTCCAGGGGGATGCCGAAGCGAAGCAGAGACTCGCGGAGGCGAATCTCCGTCTGGTCGTCAGTATTGCAAGACGGTATATCGGGCGCGGCATGATGCTGCTCGATCTGATTCAAGAGGGCAATATGGGCCTGATGCGGGCCGTGGACAAGTTCGACTACACGAAGGGCTACAAGTTCAGCACGTATGCGACATGGTGGATCCGCCAAGCGATTACGCGATCGATCGCGGATCAGGCACGGACGATTCGGGTTCCGGTTCATATGGTAGAGACGATTAACAAGCTCAACCGGATCTCGAAGGAGCTGCTGCAGGAGTTCGGCCGGGAACCGACGCCGGAAGAGATCGCGGTCAAGATGGAGATTACGCCGGATAAAGTGCGGGAGATTATGAAGATCGGCCAGGAGCCGGTCTCGATCGAAACGCCTGTCGGCGACGAAAATGACTCCAGCCTCGGAGATTTCATCGAGGATCAGGAGGCGCTCGCGCCAGCGGACGCCGCGGCGTATGAGCTGTTGAAGGTCCAATTGGAGGATGTGCTCGACACGCTGACCGAGCGGGAGCAGAACGTGCTGCGTCTCCGCTTCGGCCTGGATGACGGGCGTACCCGGACGCTTGAAGAGGTAGGCCACGAATTCGGGGTGACCCGCGAGCGAATCCGGCAGATCGAGGCAAAGGCGCTCCGCAAATTAAGACATCCGAGCCGCAGCAAGCGGCTGAAGGATTTCCTCGAATAA
- a CDS encoding DMT family transporter — protein sequence MDEALQPGHGAARASRGIWYVVLGAALWGIGPVFRTFVLDYLTSTQIVLVEHLILLLFAAPVLWVNRHELKNITWRHLVALLFLSWGGSVIATIMFTDAFVMGNPNAVLLLQKLQPLFAILLARFLLRERLPRGFGLLLVLAVAGTYLLTFGWTLPIGHVREVIGVGSLLALGAAFLWGGSTVMGRLLLNDMKYETVTALRFALGLPLLFVITWSEHPSWDIPSGEWGKLAFYILLQVLLPGLLSLLLYYRGLAVTKASYATLAELSFPLVGMVVNWLVFQEVVTVAQVVGFALIWIALFCVARQQE from the coding sequence ATGGACGAAGCATTGCAGCCGGGACATGGTGCTGCCCGCGCATCTAGAGGGATCTGGTACGTCGTGCTGGGTGCCGCTCTGTGGGGGATCGGACCGGTCTTCCGCACCTTTGTGCTGGATTATTTGACATCCACACAGATCGTTTTAGTTGAACATCTTATTTTGCTGCTGTTCGCGGCGCCGGTATTGTGGGTGAACCGCCATGAGCTGAAGAACATTACCTGGCGGCATCTTGTGGCGCTGCTCTTCCTGTCCTGGGGCGGATCCGTCATCGCGACCATTATGTTCACGGACGCATTCGTGATGGGCAATCCGAACGCGGTCCTTCTGCTGCAGAAGCTGCAGCCGCTGTTCGCCATCCTGCTGGCGCGCTTTCTTCTGCGGGAGAGACTGCCGCGCGGCTTCGGGCTGCTGCTGGTGTTGGCGGTAGCCGGCACCTATCTGCTCACGTTCGGCTGGACTTTGCCGATCGGGCATGTGCGCGAGGTCATCGGCGTAGGCAGCTTGCTCGCGCTCGGCGCCGCATTCCTGTGGGGCGGTTCGACCGTCATGGGGCGATTGCTGCTGAACGATATGAAGTATGAGACCGTTACGGCACTCCGGTTCGCGCTTGGCCTGCCGTTATTGTTCGTCATCACCTGGAGCGAACATCCGAGCTGGGACATCCCCTCGGGCGAGTGGGGGAAGCTGGCCTTCTACATTTTGCTGCAAGTGTTGCTGCCGGGTCTGCTGAGCTTGCTGCTGTATTACCGGGGCCTGGCCGTCACGAAGGCTTCTTATGCGACGCTCGCGGAACTGTCCTTCCCATTGGTCGGAATGGTGGTGAACTGGCTTGTCTTTCAGGAGGTCGTGACCGTGGCGCAAGTGGTTGGATTCGCTTTGATCTGGATTGCGCTGTTCTGCGTGGCCCGTCAGCAGGAATAA
- a CDS encoding helix-turn-helix domain-containing protein — protein sequence MSFCAKTSMRQLRQERRRKGLCAQCGNASSQYLCQRCKAMRRKPEPKGFREYPIQRKLKSGLNDKRLYEDMIRLKLRTADIARYCGVTQRTAEKWVFEGSVPNPERVVKLCELMGREVGYYYPLYKWKNK from the coding sequence ATGTCTTTTTGTGCAAAAACATCCATGAGACAGCTAAGGCAAGAGAGAAGACGCAAGGGACTATGCGCACAGTGCGGGAATGCATCATCCCAATACTTATGTCAGCGCTGCAAAGCGATGCGCCGCAAGCCCGAGCCGAAAGGGTTCCGGGAGTATCCGATCCAGCGCAAGCTCAAAAGCGGCTTGAACGACAAGCGCCTCTACGAGGATATGATCCGCCTGAAATTGCGAACGGCCGACATCGCCCGGTATTGCGGCGTGACTCAGCGGACGGCCGAGAAATGGGTATTCGAAGGCAGCGTGCCGAACCCGGAGCGCGTAGTCAAATTATGCGAGCTGATGGGACGGGAAGTCGGCTATTATTACCCCTTGTATAAATGGAAGAACAAATAA
- the coaA gene encoding type I pantothenate kinase — protein MHNLSPYITMKRSEWARLNGQSHLSVTAEQFNQLKGLNERIALDELEEVYLPLAKLLHIYVTAAQHLKASSSSFLGTATENVPYIIGIAGSVAAGKSTTARLLQALLSQYDEHPRVDIVTTDGFLYPNRTLEERGMMNKKGFPESYDTKRLLRFLMDIKSGVSEVHAPVYSHLSYDIVPEERIAVCQPDILIVEGINVLQVSKEASVFVSDFFDFSIYVDAREHDLETWYIERFLLLRDTAFRNPDSYFHRYAGLTEEEAVQRAKNIWRDINQVNLVENILPTRYRAKLILSKAADHRIRDILLRK, from the coding sequence ATGCATAACCTGAGTCCCTATATCACTATGAAGCGGTCGGAATGGGCCCGCTTGAACGGCCAATCCCATCTGTCGGTGACCGCCGAACAGTTCAATCAGCTGAAGGGATTGAACGAGCGTATCGCCCTGGACGAACTGGAGGAGGTCTATCTTCCGCTGGCGAAGCTCCTTCATATCTACGTGACCGCGGCGCAGCATTTGAAGGCGTCGTCGTCTTCCTTCCTGGGCACCGCCACCGAGAACGTTCCTTATATTATCGGAATTGCCGGTAGCGTCGCCGCAGGGAAGAGCACGACCGCCCGGCTTCTCCAAGCGCTGCTGTCCCAATATGATGAACACCCCCGCGTCGACATCGTGACGACGGATGGCTTCCTGTACCCGAACCGGACGCTCGAGGAACGGGGCATGATGAATAAGAAAGGCTTTCCCGAGAGCTACGACACGAAGCGGCTCCTTCGCTTCCTGATGGATATCAAGTCAGGCGTGAGCGAGGTGCATGCGCCGGTCTATTCGCATCTGTCCTATGACATCGTGCCCGAAGAGCGCATTGCCGTGTGCCAGCCGGATATTCTTATCGTCGAAGGCATCAACGTGCTGCAGGTCAGCAAGGAAGCGAGCGTGTTCGTCAGCGACTTTTTCGATTTCTCCATCTATGTCGACGCGCGGGAGCATGACCTGGAGACATGGTATATTGAGCGCTTTCTCCTGCTGCGGGACACCGCCTTCCGCAATCCGGATTCCTACTTCCACCGCTATGCTGGCTTGACCGAGGAAGAAGCGGTTCAGCGGGCGAAGAACATCTGGCGGGACATCAATCAGGTCAATCTGGTCGAAAATATACTGCCTACCCGCTACCGCGCCAAGCTCATATTAAGCAAAGCCGCCGATCATCGGATCCGCGACATTCTTCTGCGCAAATAA
- a CDS encoding response regulator transcription factor, producing the protein MYKIMIVEDDPKIAHLLQSHIEKYGDQGIIVEEFDRVLDQFKDIQPHVVLLDVNLPSFDGYYWCRQIRTVSTCPILFISARSGEMDQVMALENGGDDYITKPFHSEIVLAKIRSTLRRVYGDYAVKADERTVERYGLALYPERLELRLDGKTIMLTKKEAILVETLLERCPRAVTRELILDKLWDDSFVDDNTLSVNITRVRKKLAELGIGDALETVRGVGYRLNVTWEDEQAL; encoded by the coding sequence TTGTATAAAATCATGATCGTCGAGGACGATCCGAAAATCGCGCACTTATTGCAATCTCATATTGAAAAATACGGCGACCAAGGCATTATCGTCGAAGAGTTCGATCGGGTGCTCGATCAATTCAAGGACATTCAGCCGCATGTCGTCCTGTTGGACGTCAATCTGCCCAGCTTCGACGGGTACTACTGGTGCCGCCAGATCCGCACCGTCTCGACCTGTCCGATCCTGTTCATTTCGGCGCGAAGCGGAGAGATGGATCAAGTGATGGCGTTAGAGAACGGAGGGGATGACTATATTACGAAGCCATTCCATTCGGAGATCGTGCTGGCGAAGATTCGCAGCACGCTGCGGCGGGTATACGGCGATTATGCGGTCAAGGCGGACGAGCGCACGGTGGAACGATACGGGCTGGCGCTCTATCCCGAGCGGCTGGAGCTGCGTCTGGACGGGAAGACGATTATGCTGACGAAGAAGGAAGCGATTCTGGTCGAGACGCTGCTGGAGCGCTGTCCCCGCGCCGTCACCCGGGAGCTGATTCTGGACAAGCTGTGGGATGACTCGTTCGTCGATGACAACACGCTAAGCGTCAATATTACGCGGGTCCGCAAGAAGCTGGCGGAGCTCGGCATCGGTGACGCCCTGGAGACCGTGCGCGGCGTCGGCTACCGGCTGAACGTGACCTGGGAGGATGAGCAAGCCCTATGA
- a CDS encoding sensor histidine kinase — MNLFWREHLPLAGFTCLQLLLVLLVFWYDGYDRPLTAAYALFLGLFVFALYLGYRYATHRLMYKRLTDPPASLTSTIQLADAAPLSRAVDETIDHQYRYYQQQLKVWERKQQEHLAFMNQWVHQMKTPLSVIELITQDAEDPKLASISEEADQMKRGLEMVLYMARLDTFEHDFHVEKKSLRDIVHEVVHENKRYFIRSYVYPDIQIDPELTVETDVKWLRFVLQQIVTNAIKYSAGSRTKVTATAYTEGRAVVLEVTDRGAGIPKQDVKRVFQPFFTGENGRKYKESTGMGLYLAKEIIGKLNHEIELESEEGQGTTVRIIFPFAHT, encoded by the coding sequence ATGAATCTGTTCTGGCGTGAGCATCTTCCGTTGGCCGGATTCACCTGCCTCCAGCTGCTGCTCGTCCTGCTGGTCTTCTGGTATGACGGGTATGATCGTCCGCTGACTGCGGCGTATGCGCTGTTCCTCGGCCTTTTCGTCTTCGCCCTGTATCTCGGGTACCGCTACGCGACTCATCGGCTCATGTACAAGCGGCTGACCGATCCGCCGGCTTCGCTGACTTCCACGATTCAGCTCGCGGACGCGGCTCCGTTGTCCCGGGCGGTGGACGAGACCATCGATCACCAATACCGCTATTATCAACAGCAGCTGAAGGTGTGGGAGCGGAAGCAGCAGGAGCATCTGGCCTTCATGAACCAATGGGTCCATCAGATGAAGACCCCGCTCTCGGTCATTGAGCTGATAACGCAGGATGCGGAGGATCCGAAGCTTGCCAGCATCTCGGAGGAAGCCGATCAGATGAAGCGCGGGCTCGAAATGGTGCTTTATATGGCGCGGCTCGATACGTTCGAGCATGACTTCCATGTGGAGAAGAAATCATTGCGCGACATCGTTCATGAGGTCGTGCACGAGAATAAGCGTTATTTCATCCGCAGCTATGTCTATCCGGATATTCAGATCGATCCGGAGCTGACGGTCGAGACGGATGTGAAGTGGCTGCGCTTCGTCCTGCAGCAGATTGTCACGAACGCGATCAAGTATTCGGCCGGCAGCCGCACGAAAGTAACCGCAACCGCCTATACGGAAGGGAGGGCCGTCGTCCTTGAAGTGACGGATCGCGGAGCCGGCATACCGAAGCAGGATGTGAAGCGGGTGTTCCAGCCCTTTTTTACGGGGGAGAATGGCCGGAAATATAAAGAATCGACCGGCATGGGATTGTATTTGGCGAAGGAGATTATCGGCAAGCTGAATCATGAGATCGAACTGGAATCCGAGGAGGGCCAAGGCACGACGGTCCGGATTATTTTCCCGTTCGCTCATACTTGA
- a CDS encoding ABC transporter ATP-binding protein gives MEILRVKNLSKIYKGMVSYEALSNIDLTIQKGEFVGIMGPSGSGKTTLLNLVSTIDVPTSGEVWIDGKEPHNLSMDELAVFRRRELGFVFQSFNLLQTLTVRENIMLPLTLDGADIAQMRERADRIAGKLGIADIMEKRTYEISGGQAQRAAIARALIHEPKLVLADEPTGNLDSKAARDVMELLSQLNKEDEATMMLVTHDPVAASYCDRVVFIKDGRLHNEVYCGDSRSAFYQKILNVLSLLGGNGHEFSPIRV, from the coding sequence ATGGAAATTTTGCGAGTCAAGAACCTAAGCAAAATATATAAGGGAATGGTGTCTTATGAAGCATTGAGCAATATCGATCTGACGATTCAAAAAGGGGAGTTCGTCGGGATTATGGGTCCGTCCGGGAGCGGCAAGACGACGCTGCTCAATCTCGTGTCCACTATCGATGTCCCGACCTCGGGAGAGGTGTGGATCGACGGGAAAGAACCGCACAACCTGTCGATGGATGAGCTGGCCGTATTCCGGCGCCGCGAACTGGGCTTCGTGTTCCAGTCCTTCAACCTTCTTCAGACCTTGACCGTGAGGGAAAATATAATGCTGCCGCTGACGCTGGACGGTGCGGACATTGCACAGATGCGGGAACGGGCCGATCGGATTGCCGGCAAGCTGGGCATCGCCGACATCATGGAGAAGCGCACCTACGAGATCTCGGGCGGCCAGGCGCAGCGCGCCGCCATCGCCCGCGCGCTCATCCATGAGCCGAAGCTGGTGCTGGCCGATGAACCGACCGGGAACCTGGACTCCAAGGCGGCGCGCGACGTCATGGAACTGCTGAGCCAGCTCAACAAGGAGGATGAGGCGACGATGATGCTGGTTACTCATGATCCGGTGGCAGCGAGTTACTGCGATCGCGTCGTGTTCATCAAGGACGGCCGGCTCCATAACGAGGTGTACTGCGGCGACAGCCGATCTGCCTTCTACCAGAAGATTTTGAATGTGCTGTCGCTGTTGGGAGGGAACGGCCATGAATTTTCGCCAATTCGCGTATAA
- a CDS encoding ABC transporter permease: MNFRQFAYNNIVRNKRTYIAHFLSSAFSVMIFFTYALLLFHPDLQGQLRSTSETMSVLSTMGMRISQVMIFVFSFIYLFYSVSAFLKNRKKEFGLLLVLGISRRQLRQLIFVENMIIGTAAIVTGIAVGLIFAKLTLLICAKMLVIYEGLRFYIPLRAIWTTAGAFLVLFLLIALFTSRIRKTEQLVELLKSEEKPKPEPKASLWLSLLAAVLIGLGYYCVMMFAVGRIFSFLLLFGGVTLVVAGTYWLFTQLSVYAIRALKKRVKLYFHKTNLLTLSELAYRMKDNAVMFFMVAIISAVAFTGIGTSMSIGDPGLQEMMNPYAFTYISNEGNDREQEHLAAIGKALSEANFTYRMSSVAPWYSDNGLLIMKLSEYNGLAAALGYEMETLGDDEGMLVPTSVNLQTQYKNASAQDYGPVDIVEGEWSADFRIAKLGTHIVYPEYSTLLIVSDASFERIPGVNGAPTTYFLFVVDHWEKSKVVSQQLLDQMEKDSKLHPDQNFRLEAHIFDWLQMKQGNGLLLIVSVLVGVVFFTFAASLLYFRLYADLDRDERQYRMIAKVGLSRKELKKMVTRQLLLMFYLPIGVAIIHSSVAFIALQQLVSFSVATSAVIIFISFLTMQTLYFFVIRWRYLNHLYGKIK; this comes from the coding sequence ATGAATTTTCGCCAATTCGCGTATAACAACATTGTCCGCAACAAGCGGACATATATCGCCCATTTTCTGAGCAGCGCGTTCTCGGTCATGATCTTTTTCACCTATGCCCTGCTGCTGTTCCATCCGGATCTTCAGGGCCAGCTCCGCTCGACAAGCGAGACGATGAGCGTACTCAGCACGATGGGGATGAGAATTTCGCAGGTCATGATTTTTGTATTCTCGTTTATTTATTTGTTCTATTCGGTGAGCGCGTTTCTGAAAAACCGCAAAAAGGAATTCGGGCTGCTCCTCGTGCTTGGCATCTCGCGCCGGCAGCTAAGGCAGCTTATCTTCGTCGAGAATATGATTATCGGCACCGCCGCCATTGTGACCGGTATCGCGGTCGGATTGATCTTCGCGAAGCTGACGCTGTTGATCTGCGCGAAGATGCTGGTTATCTACGAGGGGCTGCGCTTCTACATTCCGCTGCGGGCGATCTGGACGACCGCCGGCGCCTTCCTGGTGCTGTTCCTCCTTATCGCGCTGTTTACGTCCCGCATCCGCAAGACGGAGCAACTGGTCGAGCTGTTGAAGTCGGAGGAGAAGCCGAAGCCCGAACCGAAGGCTTCATTATGGCTGTCTTTGCTGGCGGCCGTTCTGATCGGACTTGGCTATTACTGCGTCATGATGTTCGCCGTTGGGCGAATCTTCTCGTTCTTGCTGCTGTTCGGCGGGGTGACGCTCGTCGTGGCCGGGACCTACTGGCTGTTCACGCAGCTTAGCGTGTACGCCATCCGTGCGTTGAAGAAGCGCGTGAAGCTCTATTTTCATAAGACGAATTTGCTGACGCTGTCGGAGCTGGCCTACCGGATGAAGGACAATGCGGTCATGTTCTTCATGGTCGCCATTATTTCGGCCGTCGCCTTCACCGGTATCGGAACTTCGATGTCGATTGGCGATCCCGGCTTGCAGGAGATGATGAATCCGTATGCCTTTACCTATATTTCCAATGAAGGCAACGATCGCGAGCAGGAACATCTCGCCGCCATCGGGAAGGCGTTGTCCGAAGCGAATTTCACGTATCGGATGAGCAGCGTTGCGCCGTGGTATTCCGATAACGGGCTGCTCATCATGAAGCTTAGCGAGTATAACGGCCTGGCTGCCGCGCTCGGCTATGAAATGGAGACATTAGGCGATGATGAGGGGATGCTCGTTCCGACGAGTGTCAATTTGCAGACCCAGTACAAGAACGCGTCTGCGCAAGACTACGGGCCGGTAGACATTGTGGAAGGGGAATGGAGCGCTGATTTCCGCATTGCGAAGCTGGGAACGCATATCGTCTACCCGGAATACAGCACGCTCCTGATCGTGAGCGACGCGAGCTTCGAGCGCATCCCTGGCGTGAACGGTGCTCCCACAACTTACTTCCTGTTCGTCGTCGACCATTGGGAGAAATCGAAAGTCGTCTCCCAGCAGCTGCTGGATCAGATGGAGAAGGATTCGAAGCTGCATCCGGACCAGAATTTCAGGCTGGAAGCCCATATCTTCGACTGGCTTCAGATGAAGCAGGGCAATGGGCTGCTGCTGATCGTCAGTGTGCTGGTCGGCGTCGTGTTTTTCACCTTCGCGGCAAGCTTGCTCTACTTCCGGCTGTACGCCGATCTGGATCGGGATGAGCGGCAGTATCGGATGATCGCGAAGGTTGGCTTGAGCCGCAAGGAGCTGAAAAAGATGGTGACGCGCCAGTTGCTGCTTATGTTCTACCTGCCGATCGGCGTCGCCATCATTCACAGCAGTGTCGCCTTCATCGCGCTGCAGCAGCTCGTCAGCTTTTCCGTGGCAACGTCGGCTGTCATTATCTTTATTAGCTTTCTTACCATGCAGACGCTTTATTTCTTTGTTATCCGCTGGCGGTATTTGAATCATTTGTACGGGAAAATCAAGTAA
- a CDS encoding lipoprotein BA_5634 family protein, which yields MTTIRGWTRGLAAILAIGLLSACSLFGGGTKDEPRNGILLLGEKAVLEQAAERHRDAIAASEWYPAKRTETEEKQILIMSRTTADSVVRTGIIRKADNSDDVWSSDPIKSLPDAEAGQTLLFGHPTMKDVKRFNVGGQEIALQYGSNSWIGHVRNTAYAELILVFDDAAYAQLSIPETQMALLHLKQAYGETKDGWMDPPPERVLANTEWLKLTKDMKARADHLEGVTIISHNQE from the coding sequence ATGACAACAATTCGGGGTTGGACAAGAGGATTGGCCGCTATTCTGGCCATCGGCCTACTTAGCGCTTGCAGCTTGTTCGGAGGGGGAACGAAGGACGAGCCGCGGAACGGCATTCTGCTCCTCGGGGAGAAAGCGGTATTGGAGCAAGCCGCGGAGCGGCATCGCGATGCTATCGCGGCAAGCGAGTGGTATCCGGCGAAGAGAACGGAGACGGAAGAGAAGCAGATCTTGATCATGAGCCGGACGACCGCAGACAGCGTCGTCAGAACCGGTATTATTCGCAAGGCCGATAATAGTGATGACGTCTGGAGCTCCGATCCGATCAAGTCGCTCCCGGACGCGGAAGCGGGCCAGACGCTTCTGTTCGGGCACCCGACGATGAAGGATGTGAAGCGGTTCAACGTCGGAGGACAGGAGATCGCCCTGCAATACGGGAGCAACAGCTGGATCGGACATGTGCGCAATACCGCCTATGCCGAACTGATATTGGTGTTCGATGACGCGGCCTATGCGCAGTTGTCCATCCCGGAGACGCAGATGGCGCTGCTCCATCTGAAGCAGGCATACGGAGAGACGAAGGACGGCTGGATGGATCCGCCTCCGGAGCGGGTGCTGGCCAATACCGAGTGGCTGAAGCTAACGAAGGATATGAAGGCACGCGCCGACCATCTGGAAGGCGTGACGATCATCTCGCATAATCAAGAGTGA